In Centroberyx gerrardi isolate f3 chromosome 7, fCenGer3.hap1.cur.20231027, whole genome shotgun sequence, the sequence AACCAATCGTGGCCTACTTTCAGGTATCTGGAGGATTTTCCCTGCTTTATATGGGCATTTATACCCTCACCCTGTTTCAACTCATCTTTAGCAACATGCTGCAATGTAAAGGAGGAAGTGCAATCTATTGTACTCAGAAGTGCTGAACGTTTCAGGACGAGTGCCAAGTGTCAGGATTAGGCTGGCACATTCTGGAAGCCTCTGGGTTTGAGAGCCTCAATCAATGATGCATTGGTAATGTAATAGTTCTTAATAACCTGCCACTCACAATTACACCGTAGACCCTAATGATGGTCAGTCGTGGTCTTTGTCACTGTGCTCTTACCCCCTCTGCTGGAGAGACGGGGGACCGGGGGCCGACGCAGCCACAGTGGGACGGGCCTGGAGAGCAGGGTGCCCTCATATCTCTAGAGGAgggtgatttatttattctgtgGAAACACACAGAGGCCCGAGCCCGCCAACTCGAACTGTTTGATGTATTCAGTCAGATTTCGCGCTTCTGCTTTTGTCTCCGATTTGATCTTTTCCAAATCTTCTGCTGTCAGATGGCTGAgttgggaggtggggggtgggggggtgagggaggtgggggtgggggtggggggtgacaCTAGGGACCCTGGTTTGGGTTGCAGCACATCGGTGAGGCTTTAATTTGGTGTGCGAGGCGAGCCGCGGCGGACTCTCCCAGTAGAGACggtgctgtgtttgttttgcggGTGTGTAAATTAGCGGTAATTCGTTTGCTCAGTAATGACGTGGGAGAGCTAATTAGGGCAGTGTTGATGGGTGCATTAATTAGTCTCTAGTGTGTGATGCTAATGAGACCCTGATtcggagtgtgtgtttgtgtttgcatgtgcgcGAGAGTGTAAGCCATGTATCTATAAAGGCCTACGAGTATAGGTCGTGCCATGAGGAATGTCTGTCTGTCgcatgagagtgtgtgaggacgggagcgagggggagagtgtgtgtgtgtgtgtgtgtgtgtgtgtgagtcaatgCCTTCATGTTTGCACGtgccctctctctgtgtgtgtgcatgcatttgtgtgtgtgtgtgtgcgaaggATGCAGCAGGTCCACATCTGTGTGTAAGAGCCCCTATAATCCTGGTGGCTCCATGATGTCGGCCATGCCTGGGTGGGTAGTGATCCCTCCATTCAAGCGTCCCGGGGCCGACAGGGGCCCCTGGTCTTCCTCGCTCGCATCCTGCACCTAATACCCCACCGAGGAAGGAGAGGGGTGCAGCCGCTCGGTCACACCGCGATGGTTTCAGTGCTATAGCTGCATCACAATCATAAATTCTCCCCCACCTATAAAAACATCCAGGACACCAAACAGACAACACGGGGAACCATAATGGATGAATGGCTGTTTTATAAGTGTGCTCAGTGACAGGTTCACTTCACAGATAAGAAGGATCCATCTGTATGCTGTAACAGTGGGGCAGTGTTGCCACACCACTCTGTAGCTATTCTCAATTAGGAAGTGACAAGGTGGCAGCTTGCTGTAATAATTTATGGCATATTACTGATGTAGCATTCGTCATAGCAGCGGTGAGAGGCAAGCATacagggggcaggggggggtTTGGCTTTAGAGCCTCACCAGTGATCTATTCTAATCATATTTATTCATGACTATCCCGTTATACATAATCCATTACTATTCCTGTTCAACTGTATCCTCTGCTGTTTCGTGCTGTCGCTCAtttcttctccccctctgctTTCTCTTGTACAACTggggagaaaggggaaaaagagaaaaagagaaattcaAATCAGCATGAGAGGCTAGTAGATCATCCTATTTAAAGAAACTACCGCTCTTGGAGTCATCCATGGCTCCGAAACTCCAACTGACAAATACAATAAGATGATTTATATTCAGCGCAGGCGGCTAGAATTTCAACTTGTATCCCTCTTGTGCGCAACTTCTCGCAACAAGAGATCAGTCAAACGGTTGAGGAGATGGAGATTTGTCACGCTGGGTTTTATTGAGGACTGTCAACTGCCAGGGAGCGAAACTTCCCTGACCCAGACcgtcctctctcactctctctcgcttggAACTATGGCATTCTGGGAACCGTAGTGCAGACAGCATACCTCGGACCTCCAGCTTGCACTCCACCTCGTCTTCCCCCAGGTCGTTGACGGCCCTGCAGGTGTACTTGCCCCCGTCAAACAGGCTTGGCTTGCGGATATTCAGGGTCAACACGCCCTGGTTGTTCTGCATCAGAAACTTGGGGTCTTCGCCAATGATCATTCTGTTCTTCATCCAGATGATCttgggctgagagagagagagagtacaaaGGATGTGGCAGTGAGGAAATGgtggatagaggaggaggaggaaaatcgacagagatgggtggaggagggagcgtATAAACAGAGCGAGGGATGTTGAGAGGGTaggagaacagagggaggggggaaagaaggagaggtgaAATTAGGTCAACATTTCGGCTTGACAAATCTTTGCCGATTCGCTGGGATAAAAAATGCGTGTTCAAAGATCTTTCTGCTCCACCTCTTGTTCTAGCTGCAGACATAAAAATACACTCCCGCTGTCAAGGCATCAAAATCCCCTCCGACTGCTCTGCTCTCACTGTTTAACTCTCAAACTCGCACGCTCGctcaaacaaaacatgaaatctATGGCATAGTTTCCCTGACACACACCCATTTACTGTATGGATGCTAATACCTTGGGGAAGCCGCGGACGGAGCAGCTGATGGCGGCGGAGTAGCCTGCAACCACACACCTGTCCACCAGGGGCGCTGTAAACTTGGGGGACCTGTTCATGTCTTTCTCTTTGAAGGGTGCCAGGTTATGTGCCAAacctggacagacagaggagcgTTACACCCCTTAATTAATTACACATTATACCATTTGGCTGTTTTCTAATACATTCAATGTTGGGTAAATCACTTTCAAAGTCCTCAAGATGTGTGAAATACTCGTACTCAATTATGTTATCTGATTACTTCCAGTTACTTTGGGATTGTTTTGCCTCTAACATTCATAGCACATGCTGTTAAACCAACGATTTGCTTCAATTTGGATATTGCCATTTGAATTATGAAGGCAGGAAACTCATTTCTGTTTCATCCACAGGTCACACGGACTGGTGGAGTCTAAAAATTCAGCAAATCTCTCACAATTTTACCAGCCAGACTGCTTTTTGGAACACAATAGAGATTGGTTGGTTAGCTGCCACATTTTCTGGTAGAGTAAGCACATGCAACAATCACAAAAAACAGTAGCAGCATTTGGTGGCAGGTGTTAATTTCCCCGCCTAGTTGTTCTCATCATCTGCAGCCAGTATTAACCATTATTTAACACTGTGTCACAAGATGTTTGTGTCTAGCATAATTACAGTCTAAATTCATGTCCCTCTAAAATATGCTCAAGTAATCCAACAATTAATCACAATTACTGTAATCTGAAGTAACTGAAACAGATTACAGTTAACGGTTTttagtaatcagattacagtaGTCCCATTACATGTACTCTGTTAATCGATACACCGATACATTCCTCTGTTCTGTATCTTCACCTTGCCTTAGCATAATGTTCAGAAGTTGTGGATCCAGTTTGTGTTTTAACTGAATACAACATACAGCTCAGCATGCGTTGGATGTTCTTGGCATCCACAGCGATGCTATCACGTTACAGTTTGCGGTGCTCTGCGGGGATTTCATTACCTGTTTTGGCGATGACGGCGGTGTTCTTGCTGATGCCAACCTCTTCGCTGAGGCCACAGATGTTTTCGCTGAACACTCTGAAGGAATACTCGTTCCCCATGACCAGGTCAGACACAGTGCAGCTGGGCCTGCGGTTGTGCTCATAGACCGTGAACCATtcctgatgagagagagaaagagatggagagacacacagagagagagagagagagagagggggggggggggggggggggaagcagagGTTTAAAGAGGCTTATAGCGGGAGTTGAGCCTGAGGAAGCTGAGGAAACTCCCATCCCCAGCAGTCATGTTCTTCTGGTCTAGATCAAGTTTCCATTACCTGTTGAGTCCTACAACCTAATGACCATGACGGTATATAGAGGCTTTgtagttgcgtcacaaatctcctagcaaccacagctggcgccatcatggaggtccattggagaattggctctACACAAATAATGGCTTAATATATAACAACTgggcaaaaaaaagaacaatacaTGTGGTGTGAATGTAAGTCAATTTAGTAATAAGTatggtggatttgtttccaaatgtaaacTGTCTTGTTTTTAGTCCTAGTCTCTACTCTTACCATGTGGCTATTATCCAcaactaatgctagcttctactagatgcAGAGATGTATTTGGCTACAACAGgccagtgatggttagctgtctagatactatggttagctagctaacaagctacaGTATCTTGACACGATATCGATAAAATATATCACTGttctcagccactgttgccaagagctgaggacctccaatatggccgccagagggtgtaaCGGAAAACCCTCgatacgctcacacacacacacacacacacacacacacacacacacacacacacacactcttctggCCATTCCTCCAACCAGACTTACCTTGGTCTTCATGTCGGCCTTCTGGATGGTGTAGCCGATGATCTCGCAGTTGCCGTCGTCTTTGGGCGGCTTCCACTCCAGCGCAGCATTGAAGCCCCAGACGTCTGTGACGTGCACAGCGATGGGAGGACCGGGCTTCTCTGGAGGGTTTTGTGAGAGAGGAGGCAAGAGTTGGAGATAGAGTTGGGAGAATTTGTGTGAGACTGTGAACAAGACAGGCTGATTAGACAATCAGGCGCAGAAAATGAGATAATCCAAGTGAGAAGGGACGGGAGAGTGAAAACGTGTCCATATGCATAGCTGGTTCAGATAACTCACTCTGCCCGGGTAGAAATGTAGGCAAGCtttgagaaggagagagagagagagagagagagagagagagagagagagaggtagatgaACAGATCTGGAGAGGGAAAGTTCCGTGGAGAAAAAGAAATCGACACTCATAGAGGTAGAGATTGGCGAAGATTGGCAGATTAGCAGAGCAAGAGGCAGAGGTTCAAGGCAAGGAAGCGATAGCTGCATACATTACTAGAAACACCGTGCAGGCACAGAGCAGACACAAAGGGAGCAGTGTGCTGTGCCTGCCTGGATTACAGagcagcacagtacagtatgtttatCATCGATCCTCCTTTGTGCTCCGTCCTACACAAGTCAGGATAGTACAGAAATACTGTACGGCATAGTAATGTATTTGTCATTAATCTTGCTCTGCGTGCTCTTTCACACAGCGTAGTGAAATACAGTACAAACACACTGAGCAGCGCGGCTGTTTTCACCCGCTAATCCTTCCCTGCTGGAACAGCGCTGTGACAGAGCGGCTGGGCGGTCTCATCAGGAGACACAGAACCTCTCATTAGTTCAACCCTCCCAGCTGAGGAAGTGACAGAgtagccccccccccaaaaatcCAAGCCTAATCCCAGTCTACACGCAAATAATCCCAGCGGAGCCCCGGCGAATAATCCACCCGGCACCCTGACCCGGGGAGACGAGCCGTAAGCTGAGGAATGAGCTGGCGGCCGCAGTGGCAGTGCAGGAGCCAGGATTATGTGAGAGAGGAATCAGCGCTTTGATGATTCGCTACTTTGAGTCACAGATCCCTGGGAGTATGAAATTAGGAATTATCATCAAATTAAAAAACTCTTGACATGTCACAGATTTGGGTTCATGCCATCATCCTCTTCCAAACAGGTTATTAACGGTACCGTGTGAAGTGCGAACCGTGCGCGGGGGTCTAATCCTAATGAAGGAACATGTAACAGGACCGTTTCTCCGGGCGGTGGTGCCACGACGGGACTGACCTACGATCTGAATGTGTATGTCGGCGTTGTCCATGAAGTTCTCGATCTGGACGGACAGCGTGTATTTGCCAGAGTGGACTCTCGCTGCTGAGCGGATGAAGAGGATGGTGTCCACGTCGGAGGTTCGAATCCCCACGGTGCTGTCCTCCAGGGGCACGTCGTCTTTGAACCAGGTCACTACGGGGCGAGGCTTACCCTGCAGGTAGAATGATGGAAAGAAGTCAAAATattgaaaaaggagagaaatatTCAGTGGGAAAGAGTCTCTAAAGGCATTTTCTCTCAGAGGTGAAATAACTTGCAATAACTTGCAGAGGTGAAATAAGTTGCAGTTTTTCACTGTCGATTTGGTTTCACTTtgctaacacaaacacagcagcaaagcCATGTGATCATGGTGTTTTTTTGGACAAAACTTTGAATCCTAACAGGCAAGTTTAACAAACTGAATTTGATTATCGAGACACCATGTGAGCCGTTAGGCTTTATTTGGCTGTGATCACATAGGATGCTTTTTTGACGCGTCTGTgccttttttcagttattttcaatggttATCCCTTAGAACCGGCTCTCTCTAGCTCTTGGATGAGATGATGAAACTGTGGCTGCTCTGCTCCCCCTAGGAGGACGTCATGTACCCACATCCTCTGTTTCAGAAtgggctcctcatcctcttcttcaagagcGAGCAGAGCAATcgctaactttctcttgtccatCTTCAGTTTCAGCAATGTTTCCCCCTTTTACGCCGGGTTAGCTGGCTATTGCCAATTAGATAGCTTGCAAGTTGTTGTGAAATGATGCAACCCTCCTGCGCCCTTCACGCTCTTGCTCACTCTGTTACTAGAGAAGCTCACAGCTGTGCTTTGCatttgagcaggagaaaaaaagtgtCCTGTCTGATCACGGCCTTAAGGTTTTATTAAGCATTTATTTGGATACTTCCattattaaaaacacacatgcaaagtgCATTTGGACAGATTAAAGAAAAGTATGGCaaactgtaaataaaaactGGCTAATCGACTCTATTAAAAGTGGCATCTCTTGGCTGTTTTCCTATCTTTGGTCCGGTTGTGTTCTTACTTCAAACAAACCACTCCGGGGTTCACTTGAAAGCCCCCTGCAACGACCCATTTCATGTGGATCAGGGAGTGATTTTTAGGCATGCATCCAAACTCTATAGCCTTGTTCTCCACTCTTCAAATAAACCGAACTAAAGGATTATaaatgctccagagtttgattCAACGGTTCAATACGGGGCAGATGTGAAAGCAACCTAATAATCTTGAAGCACATCGTACTGTACAAGCTCGACAGaactttctttctctgctaTACTGCAAAGCTAAATCCAGCGTATATGCTTTAAACTCAGCAGCTAAAGCAAAGGGCTACAGATTGGTTGGACTGGCTCTAACCTGGAAGGGGATGACCAAGTTGACCTTCTCGCCCACTGTCCTGATGAGTTTGGTTCTCAGATGGCGAGGCAAGCGGATCTTCGGGTGCTCTGAGGGGCGGACCcatgggagacagagaaggaaaggaTAAGTAGACTGTGGAAGAGTGGGTGGCGTGGGGGAGCGGACGTATATAAAATTCACAGCATGTACGGCCAGTAgggtatgcttgtgtgtgtgtgtgtgtagtatgtgcatgcatgtttgtgtgaaaaTCTGGCTAGTGCATTAAAGAGAGATATAGAGTATATAGATATGAAGATACACACAGTGTTTCCTTCTTAGATGCGGTGTGATTAAGCAATAATCCACAAGAAGCCGTGATTAACAGTGATTTTACAACACCTAGGAGGCATTGTTAGGCATGAtaattaaatgtcattttttcacCTAGCAATATTGTTCTTCAACAGCAGCTAAACAAcggtggttgctaagcgacacatacagtatgaattaatatttatattaacaGTTGTGGGTGTGTAGAAAATGTGTAGAATATGCATAGAAAATATACACATCAGTCCAGTATGTGTAGAAAATGTGAGGTGAAAACACGTGTCTCTGACCCATGATCTCTCTGACAGTGACGGCCTGCGACAGGACGGCGGGGGGGCTGCGCCCAGCCATGTTGATGGCCACCACTCGGAACAACATCTTCTCTCCCACTGGGAGACCCTTCACCCGGTAGTGGTTCCTGTCCACCGGTTCCTCATTGGCCTGCACCCACTGATCACCTGAGGGATGAACCGAGGCCAGCAGAGCAAGCAAAGATCAGAAACTCAGAAACAATCCAAAGATTTTAGGATAATCTTACAAAAACTATCCAGGATCGGGGAGTTGATATTGTTGCCCATCAAATGTCATTGTCCGGTCAAGCATTTTGCGTGTATTTACTTCCTTCTTTGCAGTACTCAATGATGTAGCCGTCGATGCCGCCTGCTCCGAGCCTGTCTGGAGGACGCCACTTGAGCGCACAGGTAGTGTCTGTCACATCATCCACCACGAGACGAGTGGGCTCGCTGGTGggggctgagggagagaggagctaATTAATACGTTAATACCCAGTGTAAATGGGATGGGAGGTAGGGTTAAGCTGCGTCAAAATGAGCATTGTGTGAAAAGCCTCTGTTAATTAACCATTCTGCTAATGACAAATGGCAACGCACCAATGGGCATGAAGGGCTTTGAGTTTGCGCTGGGCTGAGAGATGCCAATGCCGTTGACGGCAAACACTCTCATCTCATACAGTACGCCTTCAATCATCTTCTTAGCCTCGTACGTGGTGGACTCATAAACATCGAAGTTGAGCTTGGTCCACCTGGCCGAGCCGaccttcttcctctccatcagGTATCCTGGAGGAAGCGTATCAACACACGGAGAGGTCAAAACGGCCTCAGTGCTCTTCGAAAGTGAGTAAAACACTGCAGTGTAATAAATAGAATGGATTCCAAAACGGTGCTTTCTCCTGGGAAGCAGACATCAGATGTGAACATCAGATGTTGTGCGTTGCGGGGCTACCTTTAACGGGAACTCCACCGTCAAATGCAGGCGGGTCCCATGTGATCGAGGCAGTGTCCTCGCCAACTGATGTGCATTTGACATTCTCAGGAGAGTTGGGCACATCTGGACAGACAGGTTACAGttggagatggaaggagaggaaagaggaaagagaaagagagacaaatgaGACGAGGgtatgagagagtgtgaggaAGTGGGCTTTTTTAGgcagtacagtatgtgagaaaatgtgtttttcagtagGCACTGGATTCACACAGAGGAGTGctaagcagaaaaaaagaaaaccggaaaaacaggaaagaaaaacaggaaaaaaacacactgatgggGTACACAGTTGCCCCTCCCGCTCACAGAGTCCCATTCAAACCatctatttttgtcttttccatGAACCAAATGTAAACATCGCTATTTTTTGTCAGCCTGTCATTATGTTGGCCATGTCAACTTCACTCTCAAATGCTATGAATTTAATAACTTTGTAATTTaagttcgaccgatatgggttttgaatTCTGCAactgaaggccgataccaacaTGTTTTTAACCATTACCCATtctgtgccaatattcaatatctttaattctgcccattttcatatcaaaaaaTTCCACAGAAttacaagtgttcagtgtttctcccagaattgtattcttgtcagggtggaaaagtctctgaaacagcatttagaccatgggacactaaaactctccattgaaacccaagaaaatatgaataaaaataacatattcatgcatgctGTGTGGATTCATGCATccaatgaaaatgtcacattagaatcaattcaggttaagggccttctatagacaaccagtgtagtgttgatcgattacacagtaaatatgtaatcaaacaaacggCATCATTTCCATCatagaggtggacgacactgactggactagATCTGATTTttcataaaaggccaatatcggcaatTACAAATATCTATTTGTAATCCTAACAGGCATTAAAAGAGACTGCTAGCATCACCGTTCAGTCACCTGTACTCCACGAGCGCCTGTGTGTTTCTATAAAAGGCCTGAGTGAGTATATATCGATAGAAAGAGTGGAATGGGAGTaagcgagggagagaaaatgaggagtgaaaaaaaagacaaaagtgaCAGAGAGCCACTGACCCACGATCTTGACAAAGAGCTCGGCCTTGTCCTCTCCGGCGGGGTTGGTCACGGTGATGGAGTACTTGCCCTCGTCCTCTCTCTCCGCCCCCTCGATAACGAAGCTGCTCAGGGTCTTCCTCGTTTCCACCCGAACTCTGC encodes:
- the mybpc2a gene encoding myosin binding protein Ca, coding for MFVLKPETITATKGKDITFVAKVDSSSLTRKPNMKWLKGKWLDLGSKAGKHLQFKETYDRNTKIYTYEMSIIKVVDADAGGYRCEVTSKDKCDSCTFDVSVEAVQEEQQANILEAFKRSGDAGEDAGDLDFSALLKKREKKQHEPKEEVDVWEILKAAKPCDYEKIAFEYGITDLRGMLKRLKKMKKVEPKKCDAFLSKLDSAYSVDKGKRIQLTVEVADPDAQVKWLKNGQEIKPSAKYVFESVGNKRTLTINKCNLSDDAAYECVVGEDKCFTEVFVKEPPITITKLLDDVHTVVGEKVEFEVEVSEEGANVKWMKDGVELTRDTAGSKYRFKKDGKRHILIINEATKEDIGMYYAFTNGGESKAELEVEDKELEVLQSIADLTLKAAEQAVFKCEVSDDKVTGKWFKDGVEVVPSNRIKMSHIGRIHKLTIDDVKPEDAGDYTFVPDGYALSLSAKLNFLEIKIDYVPRQDPPKIHLDTGTGNKNTIIVVAGNKLRLDVEITGEPAPTVCWMKAGTVITEAEGRVRVETRKTLSSFVIEGAEREDEGKYSITVTNPAGEDKAELFVKIVDVPNSPENVKCTSVGEDTASITWDPPAFDGGVPVKGYLMERKKVGSARWTKLNFDVYESTTYEAKKMIEGVLYEMRVFAVNGIGISQPSANSKPFMPIAPTSEPTRLVVDDVTDTTCALKWRPPDRLGAGGIDGYIIEYCKEGSDQWVQANEEPVDRNHYRVKGLPVGEKMLFRVVAINMAGRSPPAVLSQAVTVREIMEHPKIRLPRHLRTKLIRTVGEKVNLVIPFQGKPRPVVTWFKDDVPLEDSTVGIRTSDVDTILFIRSAARVHSGKYTLSVQIENFMDNADIHIQIVEKPGPPIAVHVTDVWGFNAALEWKPPKDDGNCEIIGYTIQKADMKTKEWFTVYEHNRRPSCTVSDLVMGNEYSFRVFSENICGLSEEVGISKNTAVIAKTGLAHNLAPFKEKDMNRSPKFTAPLVDRCVVAGYSAAISCSVRGFPKPKIIWMKNRMIIGEDPKFLMQNNQGVLTLNIRKPSLFDGGKYTCRAVNDLGEDEVECKLEVRVVQEKAEGEKK